The Brassica napus cultivar Da-Ae chromosome C7, Da-Ae, whole genome shotgun sequence genome has a segment encoding these proteins:
- the LOC106409080 gene encoding auxin-responsive protein SAUR50-like, which translates to MAGGLVKCSKIRHIVSLKQMLRRWRNKARLSSVSRCVPSDVPSGHVAVCVGSSCRRFVVRASYLNHPILSNLLVQAEEEFGFANQGPLVIPCEESVFEEAIRFISRSDSSRSSRFTCPDDLQKCHGGIKSMLIETRPLLHAAVVEKVVW; encoded by the coding sequence aTGGCCGGAGGTCTCGTGAAATGCAGTAAGATCCGCCACATTGTGAGTCTCAAGCAAATGCTCCGGCGATGGCGCAACAAAGCACGTTTATCTTCAGTCAGCCGTTGTGTGCCGTCGGATGTTCCATCCGGACACGTGGCGGTCTGTGTTGGTAGCAGTTGCAGGAGATTCGTGGTGCGCGCGTCGTACCTGAACCATCCAATCCTGAGTAATCTGCTTGTCCAAGCCGAGGAAGAGTTCGGTTTCGCGAACCAGGGACCGTTGGTTATCCCCTGCGAAGAATCGGTTTTCGAGGAAGCGATCCGGTTCATTTCCCGGTCTGATTCTTCCCGGTCAAGCCGGTTTACTTGTCCCGACGATCTTCAGAAATGCCACGGAGGAATCAAAAGCATGTTGATCGAAACTAGGCCGTTGCTTCACGCCGCCGTCGTCGAGAAAGTCGTATGGTGA